The segment taatatctACTGAATTTTTTTAGGAAGTTCTATTCATGAGACCCCACACTACAAGAAGACGTGTTTTGGGTAAGGCTAAAGTTTCTCctacttgatatatatatatataattttttaaatttagctATATAATTGTAAATAAACAATTCTTGCTATAAGAAATCATCATAAGACCTCATATTTTGGAGATTAAAATTTTAAGCTTGCTCATCATTAGACTGTGGTCCCATGAAGGGAGACTTAATGGGTGCTGCTCAGATCTTTTATGAGAATTTTAAAGTGGGTGTTTTAAGCTTGCTCACCATTAGACTGTGGTCCCATGGAGGGAGACTTTTAATAAAATTCAATGGATGCTGCTGAgatcttttatgagtattttaAAGTGGGTGGTCTACTTAAATTTTGTAGTGCAGCTTAAGAAGTTATAGCTCTAAAAATTAGAGAAACTGGTGATTTCATGAATCTTGTTATATTGCATTTAACAGAGTatataaataaaaaactaaaaactcTAATAATTGACTAGTGACAGAAAATTTACTAGACTGGTGTGAGAAATATATAACCTCACCCAAATACACTCACATAAATTAACAAACTAAAAAATAGAGTTCCTATTTATCAGAATAATATTCTAATGAATCCTGTAACATGTTTTTAACCTCACAAAACCCACTAAAATATTTTAAGAAACATCTCTTAACCTAGGTTTACTTCGAAACGCAATTCCTTCGAATGTATTCTTCTGTTAACTCTATCTCAGCTCTCAGATCTTACAAACTGTTCAGTCCGCAGACTAGCAGCCATCAAGATCATTGATGTTATCACCGGCGAAGTCCTCTTTCTTACAGTGTTCTACAAGCCTCAAAATCCTTTGTCAGAGGGCTTTCTCTTGTTGTTCCTACCACTTCAGCAACTGGGTTTTCTCTTAGGCTCCATTACTACCAATAATCCATTTATTACTTTACTTTTCCATGATCTATTTTAACATCAAAACACTGAgagaatgatttttcaatcatagAGTTTAAAAGTTAAAAACACTTGTAGAGGTAAGTCAACCACTAGCTAACAGCATTCAAATTTCATATTCTTACCTTTATTGCCTTTGAAATGGCCCTCAGGATTTCACGTTTCACACTGTCCATAGGAGCAGAAAGTTGAACGAATCCACTTATCATATCATTGACACCAATGAAAATGAAATACAGACCCCTGCCGAAGGCATCTGCAGAAGGAAGCTTCAAATCCAAGCAACCTGCAAGCAAAATGCAAATATCATTAACAGCAAATCTGAAATGCCAGAATCAAACTTCCCAGCCCATAAATATTGAAAGAGTCTCCTAATTATTTTCTAAAGCCTGTGATGAATTTGAAACATCACAGTTCGGGACCCATCATGAGCATGGAAAAGAATATTCTCAAATTGCTAGTAGACAAAAACTGTGAAAAAGACCTGAAGCTCGTCTGCCAGTTGTGGCATTGACATTTAGTTTAAACTTCTTGAATTGATCAGTCTGGAATCTCAGGGGAAAAGGAACTACACCAGTTATGTTGCAAGTATCACCATCATATATGTCGCAGGCTGTGGCCCCAGTTACTGCAAAATTTACTCCATGCCCATACTGTGCCTCAATGTTCTTGAAATATGGATCGATGAATGGCAAACCCAATGCAAAAGCTGTCAAATCATAATCAAACCATTAAAACGATAAAAACATAAAATCTCATAATCAAACCATTAAAACGATAAAAACATAAAATCTCATTATATAAAAATCTTAGATACATCCAAATCTTAAAAAATTTACATTATAATCCCCCAAAAATAACCTAAACAGTTTCTATCACAATCTGTCAAGAATTACCAAGGAAATCTACTATGAGACGACCGTCAGAAAAACGAGCAGCAGGAGCACCAAAGTAGGTAGAACCAAATGGTAGCTTCTCTGATAAAGATCTGAAGGGAAATGCCTCTTCCACATTTCCAGTGTCACTGTAAGAGTCTCCAAACACAAACATGGCCGAAGGCCCTGCTGCTGCTGTGCAAGGCAATATCAACGTTACCATCCATAACAACATTATTGTTTCTCTATTTCCCCACCCAAAATTGTATGAGAATAACGCCATTGCCATTCTCAAGCTGATACCAAGTTAGAATAAATTAGTTGTAGACTTCTCGTATATATCATCTGCGATTTTAAATGAATCATCTAAACATTTTAATGCAAACCATTCACTTCACCTAGAATCATAAATATTTCATCAACTACAGTACAATGTAGCCCTCAAATTAATCATTATTTGACCTAGAAATATAAATACAATGAACAAGGAACTATTGAGCGCCAATTAACAGCCATGTGATCTGTCTGTTTCtcgtatgttttcttgatcattGTAAATAAACTTCGTTATCAGGGTAAACGTGATGATGCGAGATCTCTTTTTCTGCCCAGTATAACTAGAATTGGCCGCCATCTCTGAACAAGATTACACCTTCAAGAACTACTTCTATTTTGCGGAATTTTAACTCTTGTGTCATTTTAAACGACTTTTATGAATCGCTATAGTTAGGCATAGGCATTCCCTTAAATGGGGTGGTTGACTGTGTAGAACATCAAGTAAATTAGGGTTTGATATCTTCATTAGGGTATGGAATTGCATTTGTTTATATTAGACAAGGACAAGTTTAAGATTATAAGTTCAGACTTGTCTTAGA is part of the Cryptomeria japonica chromosome 10, Sugi_1.0, whole genome shotgun sequence genome and harbors:
- the LOC131064824 gene encoding GDSL esterase/lipase At4g01130; the encoded protein is MAMALFSYNFGWGNRETIMLLWMVTLILPCTAAAGPSAMFVFGDSYSDTGNVEEAFPFRSLSEKLPFGSTYFGAPAARFSDGRLIVDFLAFALGLPFIDPYFKNIEAQYGHGVNFAVTGATACDIYDGDTCNITGVVPFPLRFQTDQFKKFKLNVNATTGRRASGCLDLKLPSADAFGRGLYFIFIGVNDMISGFVQLSAPMDSVKREILRAISKAIKELYAEEAREFVVLNIPPAGCFPELLNLTGSSIRKDSSNCLITHNQVIREYNAQLHKSLQYLQKHLRGATIRIVDIYQFTIDAITHPEDYGFDKTRTLSACFDKSTEKACSRPDKYISWDGLHFTDAFCNHLVKQMLFYNKYVLPPFNLTGDSVGKIE